The genomic DNA ACAGGGGGGCTGGGCCCCTATACCTATAAGTGGAGTACGGGTGCTACCACGCAAGACCTGCCGGTTTGCCCGACCGTCACGACAACGTACGGGCTTGTGGTGACGGATAGCCTGGGCTGTACGGCGAGTAGTAAGGTAACCGTGATAGTTGAAGATGTCAGAGGCGATACCACCACCATCGGCAATAAGCCGAATGTGGTGGTTTTGTGCCTCAATGGCAGGGTACGCAAAGTAATAGAGAGAAATGTGGCCAAAGAACTGGAACGCGGAGCCGTACTAGGGGCATGTACCAGTGCGTCGGCCGTTGGCCCGGCGCTAACGGCACATGCTTCCAGTGCCCTTGCCCGGCTTGCGGCGGGGCCTGTTTTAGCCCCTGCTATCCAGGTTTATCCGAATCCTGTCTCGCTTCATGGCGTGCTTCAGGTAAGCGCCGAAACCGCGGGTAAGCTTAAGATCGAACTGAGGTCGCTGACAGGCAGCGGCAGGAAGACGCTTTTTGACGGCACGATGGAAGCCCATCAGGTAGAGGCCTTTGAACTGGCAGCGCATGTAAAGGCTAAAGGGGTCTACCTGCTGCAGGTGACCACCTCCTTGCAAGTAGCGACCTTTAAACTGATCGTCCGCTAAGCCCTACCGTTGGCGTTAGAATTTTAACCTACCTTTTGGCAGCATAGGGAGCAAGGGCCTGTTTCCAAAGCTGAATTGCTCCGGCCATTTCTGTTTCATCTAAAGAACAGTAACCGATGCGGATGAAGTCATGAGGCCGGGCAATATGGGATTGAAAAAAATAATTATGGCCATCACTGATCTTTAAGCCCAGCTTTCCTGCATTCAGGGCTACTGCTGCTGCCCTTATATCCTTTCTGTAGGTAGCCCAGATGGCCAGTCCGCCGTTGGGCCGCTCAAAGGTTAAATATTCTCCCAGCTGCTCTTCAAGCAACCGGCACGTATTTTCCAACCGTGCCTGATAAACCTTGTACGACCTTTTGATGTGCCGGGAAATATCACCCGTACTCAAGAGCTCAGCGGTCGCTTCTTCCAGCAACTGTTCCCCTTGCCGGTCTATTAATTTACGAATCGCAGCGGCTTCGTTTATCACCACCTCGGGTGCCACCATAAACCCGATGCGGATACCGGGCGCAATGCTTTTGCAAAAGGATCCCACATATATGATATGGCCACTCGTATCCAGGCTTGCCAAAGGCAAAAGCGGGTTACTGGAAAAGTGGTAATCAAAATCATAATCATCTTCAAGTAAGGCAAATCCGTACTGGTGGGCCAGGTTCATCAGCCGCATGCGCCGCTCTGCACTCAGGGTAACCGTGGTCGGCCGGTGGTGATGGGGGATAATATAGATGATCTTGGGGACTTTCTGTTTACACAACTGCTCAATCATGTCCACATCCATCCCGTCCTTGTCTACCGGGATAAAGGCCAGGTCAGCGCCCGCCAGCTTAAAGGTCAGATTGGCATCCTTGTAACCGGGTTCCGGCACAAATACCGTATCTCCGGGACGGATGAGTAGCTGCGTTGTTAAATAGATGGCCATCTGGGTCCCCTTCGTTATCAGTATTTCCTTTTCAGTAACCTGCATCCCCCTGGTCCGGTTTAAAAAGGTCGCCAGTTCGACCCTAAGGCGATAGGAGCCCTGCTCCGGGCCATACATGAGAAGCTGATTTGTGAAGCGACCCTTTCCAAACCTTCTGTATTCGCGCACCAGTTCTTCAATGGGCGCAATTCTCGGATCAGGAAAACCATCATCAATTATGTAAATCGGGGGCGGTGTCACAAGGCCATTGGTGTCGCTATTGGGGCCTGTCAGGCTCGTGCCCGTGGAGGGTCGTTTTAGCAGCAAGGGATAACTAGGTAGCGGGCTGTGCATCAACTTCTTGGTATTTTCGTTAATGGTAAGAGCCGACGTATCAGGCAGGTGACTGGATACGTAAACCCCGCTTCTGTCCTTGGTTTCCACCCAACCTTGTGCACCTAATTCCTCGTAGGCCGCCACCACTGTTTTGCGATTCAGTTGCAGGCTTTGCGCCAGTTCACGTGATGAGGGAAGTGCCTGTCCTGGTTTCAAGATGCCACGACAAATCAGCTGAATAATTTCAGATTCTAATTGCTGGTATAAAGGTCTGTGCTGCCCGTCTTTTTTAAATGAAATCTCAAGAATCTTCTGAATCATAACTGGACCCCTGTGTATTTTGAAATTGGCCCACAAAGGTAGCCAAATTAAGGCTTAGCTTTATCCTTTCCATTATTAAATCATTGTCCCACCTAGAATAAGAAAGTCATGCTGAAGATAGGATTGAACACAAAAATGTACGGTCACCTCACTTCCCCACGGGGATGTTCGCTGGTGAGCAAGAAAGGAGGTGTGCTATGAAAGCCATCATTGTAGGGGACCAGGCTGCTGGCAAGGCCGGCATGAAACTCGCGGAGCGGCCCATGCCGCAGGCAGCGATAAACGACGTCATCGTTCAGGTGCATGCCTCGGGGTTCGTCGGGACAGAACTGGAATGGCCTTCCACCTGGGCCGATCGGCTCGGCCGTGACCGGACACCGACGATTCCAGGGCACGAACTGGCGGGGGTGGTTACCGCCCTGGGCTATGGCACGACGGGGCTGTCGGTAGGACAGCGGGTGTTCGGCCTTACGGACTGGTACCGTGACGGGACCCTGGCCGAGTATGTTGCGGTCGAGGCACGCAACCTTGCACCGCTGCCGGGCGACGTTGATTTCACGGTGGGCGCGAGCCTGCCGATCTCGGGCCTGACCGCCTGGCAGGGGCTCTTCGAGCACGGGCGCCTGCAGGCCGGCCAGCGCGTGCTCGCGCACGGCGCGGCCGGTGCCGTCGGTTCGATGGTGACGCAACTTGCCTGGGAAGCCGGGGCCTACGTCATTGGCACCGGGCGCGCCGCCGACCGGCAGCTGGTTCTCGACTACGGCGCCCAGGAGTTTGTCGATCTTGAGAATGAGACCCTGGAAGACGTCGGAGAGGTCGATTTAATTTTCGATGTCATCGGCGGCACCATCGGGAAGCGGTCAGCAGGCCTGCTTCGCGCCGGGGGCATCCTGGTGTCCGCCGTCGGGCCGGTCGAAGCGTTGCCCGCAAAGGGCACGGCCGTTGACTTTGTTGTCGCTGCCGATCGCAGCCAATTGGGTGAGATTGTCCAGCGGGTACGCCAGGGGCGGCTGCAAACGAACATCGGCAGCATCGCTGCCCTCGACGACGCTGTGGCCGCCTTCAATCCCACCAGCCGGGTCAAGGGGAAGACGATCATCCGCGTTCGCCCATAAGGATCCGGGGAGACCGGTCGTTTCGGCCTCCCCGGGCACGGGGGCACCAAGGGAAAGCGGTCAGGCGATATCCCAAACTTTTTTGAGTCACAGAGGCAATTAGACAATGACAAACACATTTCGGATTCCGCAATTATATCTTCGTTTAGCGCTCGGTATAGGTTTTCTGGTACCTGTAGCCGACCGCTTGGGGTTGGTCGGCCAGGCCGGGCAGAAAGGGGTAAGCTGGGGTAATTGGGAAAACTTTGCAGCCTATACCCAAATGCTTTTACCTTTCCTGAGCCGCCAGCTGGCAAGTAGCATGGGCGTGCTTGCCACGATCGCCGAAATACTGATCGGCATATGCCTTATTATCGGTTATAAAACAAGAGTTGCGGCATATGGTGGCTTTTTGCTGACACTCATCTTCGCTGTATGCATGGCCCTGTTTTTAGGGATAAGGGCACCCCTGAATTACTCTGTCTTTTCAGTGAGTGCAGGTAGCCTTTTACTGGCATGCATACCGGTATATTATGGGAGCCTCGACAATGGCATTAAACGACGATAGCTGCAAGCGTTTACAGATTGTCCTGCCTGAGTCACCCTTGAACATGCCCGTGTACTACGTGGTCACCCGTGAGCCGATCCACTGGTCTAACACATCCCTATTTACAAGGAGGACACCCCCGGCATTTTCCTTAAATAAAACATAGTCCCTAAACCCTTCTAATTCAGATAGCATGATACGTAAAAAGCAACCCGCGGCCCTATTCCCACAAGATATTACCGGCGACCTGGTAAAAGACGGGCAGGGGGTTACAATCAACTGGAGAGCTGGCCAGCTGGTGCTGGACGAGCCGCCCTTCAATGGCGGTCAAGATATCGGCCCGGACCCGTTTACAACTGTCCTCTCGGGATTGATCGGGTGTACGTTGACCACCTTGCGCATGTATATCAAGCGTAAGGAGTGGGATATCACAGACTTACATTGTTCGGTAAACATGGTGCAAGAGACAGACCCTTTCAAGACCACGATCCTCAGGACTGTTTCCTTTGGCCAGCCGGTGACCGATGAGCAAAAGGAAAGGCTGCTCTGGATAGCAAAAAACTGCCCGGTGGCCAGGTTGTTACAAGGCGAGATCGCGATAGACACGCATCTGTCCGACGATGCTGCACTACCGGCAGGCATGGGCAATTACCCACCAGCAGACGCAGCCACTACCCCGGTACCTGTAACTCACGCATCGCGATGAGAAGAACCCGGAAAGCGCATACAGCGGCTGGCAATCAGCTTGTAGGGCGCTAACCAGCAGGCTTCACGTGACCGGTTACGTGGCCAACGCTCAAGCATTTGCCTGGAGGGATGTAAATGCTGGGTGCGTGATGCTTTCGGGAAAAATCCCTTTCATGGCGCTTGTTAAACCTTTGAGAATATCGGTATTTATGTCATTGTCAAGTAAATAGCATTGGGAAAATTGTTGGATGATGGATAAACTATTGAAAATAGAATTGGTAAACCCGCTGACGAGCGTGCTTGCCTTTAAGCTGATACAGCTTGATGGCGATATGTATTTTAAAAGCCTGAAAAGCTTTAACTGTTACAAAGTGATCTTGATAAGGGAAGGGAAAGGCCAGGTAACCTTTGACAGGGCCAAGTATGATTTCTCTGAAAACTGCCTGATTCGCTTCCCGATTTATCAACCCTTTCAAATCGAAGCGGAGGGCTCCCTGGATGGGATCTTACTGCAGTTTCATCCGGACTTTTTCTGGAACCATAAATACGAAATGGAGCTGACAAGCAAGCAGGTCCTCTTTAAGAGTATCGGTGAAAATCCCTTAATAAAAATCAGCCAGGAGGAAATGGCCCAGCTCCTGTATCCGCTGGACAAGCTTCTTTTAGAACTCAACAATGACCGTTTGGGGCGTTATGATATCGCGATATCCTGGGTGAAAATATTCATGATCTATGCCTCCCGGATCAAGATGGAAAAAGGGATGATCCCTTTGGAGGCACTCTCAGAGGTCCATTATATTGTGCGCGAGCTGGTCAATGCCGTGGAGGAGAACTTTCACCGCAAGCACCGGCCAGCGGATTATGCAAAATTACTGAACGTTACCGTCAAAACACTGAACCGTACAGCAAAGCAGCATATGGGAAAGACGGTTGGGGACATGATCTCAGAACGCATCATAACACAGGCTAAGCATGAATTATATTTAAGTGATAAGCCGGTTAAAGAGATCGCGAGCGAACTTGGCTTTCACGACGTAGCTTACTTCAGCCGCTTCTTTAAGCTACGGGCTGATGTCTCGCCGGATGTCTATCGTAAATCGTTCAGGCAGGCGACTCCTTGAGAAGGGAGCCAGGGCACAGCCCGGGAGATAAAGAATTTAGCCGCAAGCAGGGCTCCGGGTAAATCAATGGGATAAGCGCATGAGGATGGACAGCATGCTGCCAACGAAGTAATGAAACAAAGCGCATTTACCGGAAGCGATGAGCAGTCCGGCAGCAATAAGAAAACAAAAATAAAGCAGAGTTATGGTATTATATGAAAACGATCTGGTAAAGGTAGTGGAAGAGTTACGCCTCAAAGGGTATTCCGATACCTTCATCATAAAAGATAACCTGATAGTTTCAGAAGAAACGAACCTGGGATTTGAAGAAGACGACGTGCTTATCGAAGGAGCCTATCAGTTTGATATCACCGAAGAGGCTTTTAATACACAGAACTTATTTGCCCTGTTCATTCCTAAAGAGGGGCTGCGGGGGTTGATGATAGATCTGTTAGGGATGTACACTTATATGGAAGATCAAACCATATCCCGGATGCTCCTAAACGTACCGTTGATCCCTTATATCTATGATGACGCCGATCCCTATTTTAAATATGGGCTAAAGAAAGTGACGCCAGGCGAGTTTGATAAAAACAGTGAGCGGTATGTGCTGCGGGTCGGATATCCTGATTTTCCTGCATGCCCTGTGGGGAGTGCTTTTTCGATGTTGGGATTCGATGAGCAGGCACAGGAATATATCTGGCTGGCTACCAGTATTATAAAGGACAGCCGTCTCAGAAGAGTAGCTTATAAAGCGGGACAGGCTCCGGTTTGATTCAGAACAGAAGTCCACAGCGGAGCGATGCGGCGTTGCCTTCTTCCCTGGGTGCCTCTTTCTCCTGCATTATGTGACATATGTCAATGGAAAGGAGCGGGCAGCCTGTTAAGTTACAGGCCAGGACAGAAAGTTTACAAAAAGAAGGAGCTTTATGCGCTGCCTTGCAGGGCTGCCGGATGCTGCAGCGCGGATGCTAAAGCCAGGACGAGCAGCGTAAAAAGAAGCCACGTTTGTTGCAGGCATCCTTTTGGAAACGTTGCACAAGCCACGACAAACGGGGCGTCAGCTAAGCCTGCCAGAGAACCGGGCAAGGGGAAACATGCTCTTTTTCCGGCGGCAAACCAAGTCAATGGGAGACTGGTATTTCCCGTATAACTTTAGAGATGCTCCATGTTGGCCGGCTTGCTGCGCAGGATGGGAGGCGGTTGCGGCCCTTACCAGGACGCGCACAGGCGCCACGTTCATAAAGCAACCGGAGGGGGGAGGCCTGCACCCTGAGCAGGTTGATCTCCGCCATTTAAATGACCGGGGCCCGCGCGGGCTGGGAGGTGTGGCCTGTTTACAAAGCGCGATATACAGACTCGTGCAAGCCGGTATGTTCAGTGAAATAGCTTTTAACAATGGAAAATAACAAAACTTGGCATGAGCAGCATGAGTCCAGCTGCAGCTTTGGCGATCATCTTGCCGATAAAGTAACAAACATAATGGGCTCCTGGAGGTTCATTATCATTCAAACCGCCATCATCCTGGTTTGGGCTGGGATCAATTTAACAGCCTATCTTCTGCACTGGGATCCCTATCCTTTTATCCTGCTCAACTTGGTGTTTTCAATTCAGTCCGCTTATGCAGCACCGATCATCATGATGGCTCAAAACCGGCAAAGTGCCCGGGACCGCGTGCAAGCCAATGATGATTACATGACCAACCTTGAATCAAAACGCGAAATCGAAGAACTGCAGGTCGGGCTCAAGCGACTTGAATCAGAGAAGTTAGACACGATTATTGCCATGCTCCAGGACATCAGGAAGGACAGAAGCTACGTCACAGAGTAGGACAAGTGCATATTGTGACATATGTCATTGATAACAGGTAGACAGACAGCTAGTTTTGTTTACTTCACTAAGCCGGAAGGGTTCGTAGGAAGCAAGACACTGGCTAAGGCAGCACCACCCGACTGAGGGCTGCTGCTCGCGCTCCTGACCCGTTCTGCAGCAAGGCCTAGCTGGCATTCGGGTATGGTCAGGATGGCGACCACGCTTTTCGCTGGGCTGCAAGGCAACACGGTAGCGTGCAAGGTGCTGTCACCACCGGTTCCCTGCAGGATGGAAACGACAAGGTGCGGGACAACCATCAGAGGTAGCCCATATTGCTGCGTATTCTGGTAAGCGTTTCCCTTTTTACGCCGAGATAGGAAGCGATCATAAAGATGGGGAGGCGCTGGTGCAATTGTGGAAAGCTACGGATAAAATGCCGGTACCTTTCTTCTGCCTGGTGGCTGATCATCATGTATATTCGGTCCCGGCTGCTGCGGCAGTCATTTGCCATGATCTGGGTGTTCAGTGCGTTGAAACCGGGTATTTCCTGCAACAGGGTTTTATAGTTACACACTGAAAACTGGATAAGGGCACTATCCTCCAAGGCATCTATAAATTCATCGGCAGGCGTTTGGTTTGCAAGACTTACAGGGTCGCAGACCCAATGGTTATCTGGCGAAAAATTAAAGATGTGTTCGCTGCCGTTGCCGTCGACCCGATAGGATCGCAGGCAGCCACTGCAGACGAAGGTATGGAACCTACAGATATCTCCCGGACGGAGTAGGTGTTGCTTCTTTTTAAGTTGCTTCGATATGGCCAGGGACTTAATGGTCGCAATCTCTTCGTCAGAAAATAAGCTTTGTGTTCTTATATAACTTTCAAAGTAATCAAGTATGAGCAAGGACATCAATAAGCTGAACTAATTACATGAAGTAAAAACCGCTGCATTCTCACGGCAGGCAGGAGGGCATATCTTGATTGATCCTTTTATGCCGGCTAAACCAAAACCGGTGCATGCACGGTTAGCTTCTCTTTTCATAGTTTCGGATCATCAGCCACCTGTCTTGGCAACGAAGCTACTCCTTAGAAAAGGCTTTATAAATGGACAAAAAGGACTTTCTGTTGTAAACGCCGCCTAAGCGGGCGATAAATGGCCGTTTTTATGGAGGTTCAGCCCTGTTTCTTTCGTAAAGAGGGTATGGTATCCGTCTATTTTTCAGATAACATATGCCCTAAGACATATAGCAAAAGTGCTATAGCGAGGGAGAGGACGTTTGCTGGAGCCGCCTTTAAGTACACGTTTTGGCGCTTGTGTCCCTTTCCTTTTACGCCTTGTGAATTTCAATTTTAAATACATACCCTATGATGACGGAAGACGACGATTACGACCTTTACGGACCCCAAATGCCGCAGGAAGCCTTTCATTTAGAAATGGACCTTTACGATACCGGCGATTATTACAACCTGTTGTTTATTCCCTGCAATGACGTATTCATTGTCGTGTCAAACAATCAGCATCTCACGACCATGGGGCAGAATGGGAGCGGCGTTGATGCCTGGGAACAGCGCGACGGGCAAGTCGAAGATGAAGTCTTCGAAAAACTGGCGATCGCGTTGGACGGCTATATCAATAACCTGTAGAAGCCAGGGGCGGGAAGGGGAAGGAATCCGGCTATGCCAGATGTTGGCGGCGCTGCCGACCGGATTGCAGCCAATCCGTCCCAGCTCAACGGGTTGGCGTTCAGTATGAGGGAAAGCGCAAGCCAGGCGTGCCCCCTGGCATGAAGCCCAACGCACTGCCGGCAAGTTGGCAAAAGAAATCTAACACGGCTTGATTCGGTGCCGGGAACTGCTGCGTAAGTGCTATAAATTCCTTTTCCTCCAGTCCACTTCGCCGGGGGTGGTCCCGGCTGTACACAGCAGAGGGCAGCCATCCATTTAAACAGGCCTTTGTGGCTTCCCCGGCCGGGAGCGGAGCAATTTCGCGCAGCATTATGTGACATATATCAATGTAATCCAGCGTTCAGGGTCCTAATTTGCTCTCCTTATCCTTTCATGACGATAGGTCGTCAGGCGGAATGCAGTTCATTTATTAACCTTACTTTTTTAACCTTACGGAATGTATGTTAGCAACGGATGCAGGTGAAAGCAGGCTTAAAACAGACAGCAACGAATTTTATTGCGATGTTATTCACGGACTGATGCAAACCCCCAAAAGGCTGCCGTCCAAATACTTTTATGACAAAAAGGGCGACAGTCTCTTTGAGGCAATCATGATGTCCCCCGATTATTATCTCACCACCTGTGAGATGGAGATTTTCACACGGCAAGCCAATGAGATTGTAGGCTTTTTAACCGGGCCGGACACGGCTTTTGAACTAATTGAACTAGGGCCCGGCAATTGTGCGAAGTCCGTTCACCTGTTGGGTGCCCTTCTGGCTGCAAAGGCTTCGTTTAATTACGTGCCGATCGATATATCGGAAAATGTCATCCGGGAGCTAGCATGCTTCCTGCCTGCTGCGTTTCCGGATTTACAGTGCGATGGGCTGGTCGGTGATTACTTTGACACTATGGCATTCCGCGGCTTAATACCCGGGAAGCGGAAGGTTGTGATGTGTTTAGGGGGCAATATCGGCAACATGACCATAGCCGAT from Pontibacter liquoris includes the following:
- a CDS encoding PLP-dependent aminotransferase family protein, translated to MIQKILEISFKKDGQHRPLYQQLESEIIQLICRGILKPGQALPSSRELAQSLQLNRKTVVAAYEELGAQGWVETKDRSGVYVSSHLPDTSALTINENTKKLMHSPLPSYPLLLKRPSTGTSLTGPNSDTNGLVTPPPIYIIDDGFPDPRIAPIEELVREYRRFGKGRFTNQLLMYGPEQGSYRLRVELATFLNRTRGMQVTEKEILITKGTQMAIYLTTQLLIRPGDTVFVPEPGYKDANLTFKLAGADLAFIPVDKDGMDVDMIEQLCKQKVPKIIYIIPHHHRPTTVTLSAERRMRLMNLAHQYGFALLEDDYDFDYHFSSNPLLPLASLDTSGHIIYVGSFCKSIAPGIRIGFMVAPEVVINEAAAIRKLIDRQGEQLLEEATAELLSTGDISRHIKRSYKVYQARLENTCRLLEEQLGEYLTFERPNGGLAIWATYRKDIRAAAVALNAGKLGLKISDGHNYFFQSHIARPHDFIRIGYCSLDETEMAGAIQLWKQALAPYAAKR
- a CDS encoding NADP-dependent oxidoreductase, with product MKAIIVGDQAAGKAGMKLAERPMPQAAINDVIVQVHASGFVGTELEWPSTWADRLGRDRTPTIPGHELAGVVTALGYGTTGLSVGQRVFGLTDWYRDGTLAEYVAVEARNLAPLPGDVDFTVGASLPISGLTAWQGLFEHGRLQAGQRVLAHGAAGAVGSMVTQLAWEAGAYVIGTGRAADRQLVLDYGAQEFVDLENETLEDVGEVDLIFDVIGGTIGKRSAGLLRAGGILVSAVGPVEALPAKGTAVDFVVAADRSQLGEIVQRVRQGRLQTNIGSIAALDDAVAAFNPTSRVKGKTIIRVRP
- a CDS encoding DoxX family membrane protein, giving the protein MTNTFRIPQLYLRLALGIGFLVPVADRLGLVGQAGQKGVSWGNWENFAAYTQMLLPFLSRQLASSMGVLATIAEILIGICLIIGYKTRVAAYGGFLLTLIFAVCMALFLGIRAPLNYSVFSVSAGSLLLACIPVYYGSLDNGIKRR
- a CDS encoding OsmC family protein, with translation MIRKKQPAALFPQDITGDLVKDGQGVTINWRAGQLVLDEPPFNGGQDIGPDPFTTVLSGLIGCTLTTLRMYIKRKEWDITDLHCSVNMVQETDPFKTTILRTVSFGQPVTDEQKERLLWIAKNCPVARLLQGEIAIDTHLSDDAALPAGMGNYPPADAATTPVPVTHASR
- a CDS encoding AraC family transcriptional regulator, with product MLAFKLIQLDGDMYFKSLKSFNCYKVILIREGKGQVTFDRAKYDFSENCLIRFPIYQPFQIEAEGSLDGILLQFHPDFFWNHKYEMELTSKQVLFKSIGENPLIKISQEEMAQLLYPLDKLLLELNNDRLGRYDIAISWVKIFMIYASRIKMEKGMIPLEALSEVHYIVRELVNAVEENFHRKHRPADYAKLLNVTVKTLNRTAKQHMGKTVGDMISERIITQAKHELYLSDKPVKEIASELGFHDVAYFSRFFKLRADVSPDVYRKSFRQATP
- a CDS encoding DUF1003 domain-containing protein, translating into MENNKTWHEQHESSCSFGDHLADKVTNIMGSWRFIIIQTAIILVWAGINLTAYLLHWDPYPFILLNLVFSIQSAYAAPIIMMAQNRQSARDRVQANDDYMTNLESKREIEELQVGLKRLESEKLDTIIAMLQDIRKDRSYVTE
- a CDS encoding Crp/Fnr family transcriptional regulator; translation: MSLLILDYFESYIRTQSLFSDEEIATIKSLAISKQLKKKQHLLRPGDICRFHTFVCSGCLRSYRVDGNGSEHIFNFSPDNHWVCDPVSLANQTPADEFIDALEDSALIQFSVCNYKTLLQEIPGFNALNTQIMANDCRSSRDRIYMMISHQAEERYRHFIRSFPQLHQRLPIFMIASYLGVKRETLTRIRSNMGYL
- a CDS encoding L-histidine N(alpha)-methyltransferase, encoding MLATDAGESRLKTDSNEFYCDVIHGLMQTPKRLPSKYFYDKKGDSLFEAIMMSPDYYLTTCEMEIFTRQANEIVGFLTGPDTAFELIELGPGNCAKSVHLLGALLAAKASFNYVPIDISENVIRELACFLPAAFPDLQCDGLVGDYFDTMAFRGLIPGKRKVVMCLGGNIGNMTIADANRFCSTLRGFLQPGDQCIIGFDLVKNPAVIKRAYDDGEGLTRQFNLNLLERMNRELAADFRVDHFDHYCSYDPLTGSAKSYLVCLREMVVHLPGASIPFEKDECIWTEISQKYTKSQVRQMAIDNGFTPTAEFLDTRSWFMDTIWTAV